A genomic region of Halostagnicola larsenii XH-48 contains the following coding sequences:
- a CDS encoding ferredoxin--NADP reductase produces MTRTATIVGTYQLAPRVTGFRLRIPGAKLEFDPGQHTTVQFEADGKEVVRPYSPTTLPGTDEFALAIKRYDDGLASSYMHTRSPGDEIEIGEFEGNLSLEDPDRDIALLASGTGLTPLLSMLRQYAQVGGGDAHLVFGEQTAESIFHRNTLCELSAMHDNIEVTYTLSEPEWDWLDRTGYVQNHLEDLFDDFETRDFYVCGVPGMVVETNEELRDLGTPEERIHSEGWEDDAANE; encoded by the coding sequence ATGACGCGGACTGCCACCATCGTCGGTACGTATCAGCTCGCGCCACGAGTCACGGGGTTCCGCCTTCGTATCCCCGGCGCAAAACTCGAGTTCGATCCCGGACAGCACACTACGGTTCAGTTCGAGGCCGATGGCAAGGAGGTCGTCCGTCCCTACAGTCCGACGACCCTTCCCGGCACCGACGAGTTCGCGCTGGCGATCAAGCGCTATGACGACGGCCTCGCCTCCTCGTACATGCACACTCGGTCCCCGGGCGACGAAATCGAGATCGGCGAGTTCGAGGGGAACCTCTCGCTCGAGGATCCGGACCGCGATATCGCTCTGCTCGCGAGCGGCACCGGCCTCACACCGTTGCTATCGATGCTCAGGCAATACGCGCAGGTCGGGGGCGGCGACGCACACCTCGTCTTCGGAGAGCAGACGGCCGAATCGATCTTCCACCGGAATACCCTCTGTGAACTGTCGGCGATGCACGACAATATCGAGGTGACCTACACGCTGTCAGAACCCGAGTGGGACTGGCTCGACCGGACCGGCTACGTCCAGAATCACCTCGAGGACCTCTTCGATGATTTCGAGACGCGTGACTTCTACGTGTGCGGGGTCCCGGGGATGGTCGTCGAGACGAACGAGGAACTCCGCGACCTCGGTACCCCTGAGGAGCGGATTCACAGTGAGGGGTGGGAGGACGACGCAGCGAACGAGTAA